A genomic segment from Bacillus cereus G9842 encodes:
- the spoIIIAD gene encoding stage III sporulation protein AD: MQIVGLGLVATFLAAVLNQHKSSITSLFIVFVGSVMFLILIDQIHAILQMIERVASEAKVSNVYVETLLKIIGIAYIAEFGAQITKDAGQGAIASKIELAGKILILVMAIPILTVVIETILGFLPTG; encoded by the coding sequence ATACAAATTGTCGGATTAGGCCTCGTTGCTACGTTTTTAGCTGCTGTTTTGAACCAGCATAAATCTAGCATTACATCTTTATTTATTGTGTTCGTAGGTAGCGTGATGTTTCTTATTTTAATTGATCAAATTCATGCTATTTTACAAATGATTGAGAGAGTAGCGAGTGAAGCGAAAGTTAGTAACGTCTATGTGGAAACGTTACTAAAGATTATTGGAATTGCTTATATTGCTGAGTTTGGAGCCCAAATTACAAAAGATGCTGGTCAAGGTGCCATCGCTTCGAAAATTGAACTTGCTGGGAAAATCCTCATTCTCGTTATGGCAATTCCTATTTTGACGGTTGTAATTGAAACTATTCTCGGATTTTTACCGACGGGATAA